The Pseudorca crassidens isolate mPseCra1 chromosome 3, mPseCra1.hap1, whole genome shotgun sequence genome includes the window agccattcatctgtcgatggacacttaggttgcttccatgtcctggttattgtaaatagagctgcagtgaacattgtggtacatgactctttttgaattatggttttctcagggtatgtgcccagcagtgggattgctgggtcatatggtagttctatttttagtttttaaaaaaattttactttatttatttatttattatacagcaggttcttattagttatctatttttacatattcgtttatatatgtccatcccaatctcccaattcatcccaccacaaccaccccctcactttccccccttagtgtccatacacttgttctctacatctgtgtctccatctgCCTTGCGAACCGGTTCAtctatactatttttctagattccacatatatgcgttaatatacaatatttgtttttctctttttgacttgtttcactctgtatgacagtctctaggtccatccacatctctacaaatgacccagttttgttcctttttatggctgagtaatattccattgtatatatgtaccacatcttctttatccattcatctgtcgataggcatttaggttgcttccatgacctggctattgtaaatagtgctgtaatgaacattggggtgcatgtgtctttttgaattatggttttctcagggtatatgcccagtagtgggattgctgggtcatatggtagttctatttttagttttttaaggcacctccatactgttctccatagtggctgtaccaatttacgttctcaccaacaatgcaagagggttcccttttctccacaccctctccagcatttgttgttcataGATTTTCTAATGGTGCctgttctgaccagtgtgaggtgatacctcattgtagttttgatttgcatttctctaataattagtgacgttgagcagcttttcatgtgcatcttggccatgtgtatgtcttctttggagagatgtctatttaggtcttctgcccactttttgattgggttgtttgtttttttaatattgagctgcatgagctgtttatatattttggagattaatcttttgtctgttgattcatttgcaaatattttctcccattctgagggttgtcttttcatcctgtttatagtttcctttgctgtgcaaaagctttgaagtttcattaggtcccatttgtttacttttgtttttatttccattactctagatcttgttgtgatttatgtcaaagagtgttcttcctatgttttcctctaagagttttataatgtccagtcttacatttaggtctttaatccattttgagtttattatgtgcatggtgttagggagtgttctaatttcattcttttacatgtagctgtccagttttcccagcaccacttattgaagagactgtcttttctccattgtatatcctttcctccttgtcgtagattagttgaccataggtatgtgagtttatctctgggccttctattctgttccgttgatctatattcctgtttttgtgccttgttgtcttgattactgtagctttgtagtatagtctgaaatcagggagtctgattcttccagctccatttttttttccctcaagattgctttggccattcgggatGTTCTGTGTCTccctacaaatttttttttttttttgcgatacgcgggcctctctctgttgtggcctcttccattgtggagcacaggctccggactgcacaggctcagtggccatggctcacgggcccagcccctccgtggcacgtgggatcttcccggaccagggcacgaacccgtgtcccctgcattggcaggtggaccctcaaccactgcgccaccagggaagccctccatacaaattttacgattttttttctagttctgtaaaaaatgccgtgggtaatttgatagggattgcattaatctgtagattgctttggacatagtcattttcacaatattgattcttccaatctaagaacatggtatatctctccatctgtttgtgtcatttttgatttctttcatcagtgtcttataggtttctgagtacaagtcttttacctccttaggtaggttttttcctaggtattttattctttttgttgcaatggtgaatgggttgtttccttaatttctctttctgatctttcgttgtcagtgtataggaatgcaggaggtttctgtgcattaattttgtttcctgcaacttcaccaaattcattgattagctctagtagttttctggtgtcatcgttaggattctctatgtatagtatcatgtcatctgcaaacagtgacagttttactccttcttttctgatttgtattccttttatttctttttcttctcctattgCCTTGGCCAttacttccaaacctatgttgaataatagtggtgagagtggacatccttgtcttgttcttgatcttataggaaatgctttcagtttctcaccattgagaatgatgtttgctgtgggtttgtcgtatgtgacctttattatgttgagataggttccctctatgcccactttctggagagtttttgtcataaatcagtgttgaattttgtcaaaagcttttttctgcatctattgagatgatcatatggtttttattcttcagtttgttattatggtgtatcacattgattgacttgcatatattgaagaatccttgtatctctgggataaatcccacttgatcatggtgtatgatccttttaatgtattgttggattctgtttgctagtattttgttgaggatttttgcatctatattcatcagtgatattggtctttaattttcttttttttgtagtgtctctgtctggtttgggtatcagggtgatggtggcctcatagaatgagtttgggagtattttggaagagttttagaaggatacatgttagctcttctctaaatgcttgacagaattcacctgtgaagccatctggccctgggcttttgtttgttggaggatttttttttttttttgtggtacgtgggcctctcactgttgtggcctctcccattgcggagcacaggctccggacgcgcaggctcagtggccatggctcatgggcccagctgctccgcggcacgtgggatcttcccggaccggggcacaaacctgcgtcccctgcattggcaggcggactctcaatcactgcgccaccagggaagccctgttggaggatttttaatcacagtttcaatttcagtgctcctgattggtctgttcatattttgtatttcttcctgattcagtcttggaaggttgtacttttctaagaatttgtccatttcttccaggttgtccattttactggcatatagttgcttatagtagtctctcacaatcctttgtatttctgcagtgtcagttgttacttctccgttttcatttctaattattttgatttgagtcttctctctttttttcctgatgagtctggctaatggtttatccattttgtttatcttccaaagaaccagcttttagttttattaatctttgctattgtttccttcatttctttttgatttatttctgatctgatttatgatttctttctttctgctagctttggggtttttttttgttctttctctaactgctttaggtgtaaggttatgttgtttatttgagatttttcttgtttctttttctttccttttttttttggctgttttgggtcttcgttcctgcacgtgggctttctgtagttgcagcgagcaggggctactcttcattgcagtgcacgggcttctcatggcagtggcttctcttgttgtggagcatgggctgtatctaggcgcacgggcttcagtagttgtggcccaagggcttagtagttgtggcttgcgtagcacaggggcttagttgctccgtggcatgtgggatcttcccggaccagggatcaaactcgtgtcccctgcattggcaggtggattcttaaccactgtttcaccagggaagaccctcttatttcttgaggtaggattgtattgctgtcaacttccctcttagaactgcttttgctgcatcccataagttttgcgtcattgtgttttcattgtcatttgtttctaggtagtttttgatttcctgtttgatttcttcagtgatctcttggttatttagtagcatgctgtttaacctccatgtgtttgtattttttaccgtttttttccctgtaattgatatctagtctcatagcgttgtggtaggaaaagatgcttgatatgatttcaattttcttaaatttaccaaggcttgatttgtgacccaagatgtgatctatcctggagaacgttccatgtgcacttgagaagaaagtgtattctattgtttctagatggaatgtcctataaatatcaattaagtccatctgatctaatgtatcatttaaagcttgtgtttccttatctattttctgtttggatgatctgtctattggtataagtgaggtgttaaagtcccctgctattattgtgttactatcgatttccacttttatggctcttagcatttgccttatgtattgaggtgctcctatgttgggtgcataaagatttacaattgttatatcttcttcttggattgatcccttgatcattatgtagcatccttccttgtctcttgtaataatgtttattttaaagtctcttttgtctgatatgagtattgctactccagctttcttttgatttccatttgcatggaatatctttttccatcccctcactttcagtctgtatgtgtcccttggtctgaagtgggtcttttgtagacagcgtataaacgggtcttgtttttgtatccattcagccagtgtatgtcttttggtgggggcatttaatccatttacatttaaggtagttattgctatgtatgttcctattatcattttcttaattgttttgggtttgttattgtacgtcttttccttctcttgtgtttcctgcctagagaagttcctttagcatttgttgtagagctggtttggtggtgcttagttttcttaacttttgcttgtctgtaaatgttttaatttctccttcaaatctgaatgagatccttgctgggtagagtaatcttggttgtaggttcttccctttcatcattttaaatatgtcctgccactcccttctggcttgcagagtttctgctaaaagatcagctgttaacctcatgtgaattcccttgtatgttatgtgttgcttttcccttgctgcttttaatattttttctttgtatttaatttttgacagtttgattaatgtgtgtcttggcgtgtttctccttgggtttatcctgtaagggactctctgcgcttcctggatttgactgactatttcctttcccatgttgtggaagttttcgactgtaatctcttcaagtattttcttagaccctttctttctctcttcttcttcttggacccctatacttcgaatgttggtgcgtttaatgttgtccctgaggtctctgagactgtcctcagttcttttcattcttttttctttattctgctctgcattagttatttccactattttatcttccaggtcactcatccgttcttctgtctcagttattctgctattgattccttctagagtatttttaatttcaattactgcgttgttcatcactgtttgtttgctctttagctcttctaggtccttgttaaacgtttcttgtgttttctccattctatttccaagactttggatcatctgtactatcattactctgaattctttttcaggtagactgcctgtctcctcttcatttgttaggtctgatgggtttttaccttgctcctcatctgatgcatatttctctgtcttcttattttgtttaacttactgtgtttagggtctcctttatgcaggctgcaggatcgtagttcctcttacttctgttgtctgcccccagtgggtgaggttggtccagtggcttgtgtaggcttcctggtgggggtgactggtgcttgtgttctggtgggtggggctgtatctTGCCCCTCTGATGGGCAGtgctgcatctggtggtgtgttttggggtgtctgtgaacttagtatgactttaggcagcctgactgctagtgggtggggttgtgttcctgtcttgccagttgtttggcatgaggcgtCCAGCATTGGAGCTTGCTGGCCCTTGGGTGGAGTCGGGTCGTAGTGTTGGggtggagacctctgggagagctctcaccgattaaTATTCCATGGggctgggagttctctggtggtccaacatcctggactcagctctcccaccttggaggctcatTCCCGGGACTAGATTTCTGAACCTTCTAGACTGCAGAATAATGGAGCCTGTCTGGATAGTGCTTGAAGAACGTGGCCAAGACCAGCGGTCAGGAGTCAGTCCCACACAGGCTTCCGGAGAGTGTGACTTTTGCTGCACGGCTGTTCTCGAGGCTGCTTGGCTTTGACCTCGGGTGGCACTGGGCCTGTGCACTAGCCTGGAAGTGGGAGACCCAACCGGGGCCTCTCCCTCATCCTTCCAAGGTACCTCAGGTTCTTCCACGTGGCCCTGCCCCTCCGCACCCTGAAGATGTCACCTGCAGACTGTGTCCCATTGCAGCCTTTTTCATGAGTTCTTACCTCTTCAGTCTTAGCAGTCTTGGGAAAGAAGTTCTGTCTCTCTTGCAGGATTGGAGGCAATTTTTTTACAGCTCAGTTCTTTTGGAATTAATCCCTTAACACtgatttttcttccctcaaggaggggaggggggcgtcGGGTATGCATTCACCCTTGCAGGTAGCTGCCAAAGTGGTCCACATACAGGGCAACCAGCCCCAGTGCTCCTGGGTTGTCTCTCTGTTTTGCACTTTACCCCAGACTGTCAAAACTTCACTGTCCTGTGTCCCAGCTCCACCAGTACCTCCCTTCCTACTGCTAAGTCAATAAATAGTATCTTGGCTTAGAAAGAGGTGCTTTTGTGGTTGACTGTGGTGGTGCAAGGCAAGGGGCTGGAGAATGTGTTCCCGCTCTGCCGTTCTAGCAGAGTGTGACTGTGACCAAGGCATTTTGCTTCTTTGAGCCTCTGATCCTGCATCTTGAAATGGGAACATCTTCCTACCTTGACATGGTATCTGTGACAGTATCAAGGTAGCTGAACACGTATATGCAAGACTCCAGGGCATGGAGAAGGAACGATGAGGCATGGGAGATAAGACAAACACCCATCTCATGGGGGAAGACTGAGGTCCCAAGGTGGAGACCTGCCTGTGAAATGGGGCCCAGAAGAATTGAGAAATCCTATTCCTCTCAGCCTTCTTCATTCCCACTCCCAGGGTAGTTCCCATACTCCTCCTTGGCCTGGAAGAGCATTCAGGGCTGGTGCCCAGCTgaggggtgggagcagggcaCCTTAGGATGACCACAGAGGCAGGCTGGGGTTCAAGTGGAGTGCTTAGTGGTGCTGATGGGGAGACTGCACGAGACCTGGGACACCACGGGTGATCCACCCGTGGGCAACTGAGCGTGGATGCCAGGCACTGATGAACCACTCTTAGGTTGGTCCAGCCCTCAGTCTGGGCACAGttcccattcattcactcattcattcatccagccaTTTATGGAGcatctgccatgtgccaggcaagGCACTGGATTCTGGGGCAGCTGGTGTCGGGACGGGCTGGACCCCTGTCCTCTGAGTCCAACCCAGCCTTGCAGCCTGGCCTAGTCCCAGTGCCTGTGCCTTGCAGACACTCATCAGCGCCATGGGGCAGACAGCCTGCACCGTGGCCTCCGTGCTCGTCCTGCTCTTCGTCCTGATGTACGTCTTCGCTGTCCTGGGCTTCTGCCTATTTGGAGTTCCAGAGAGTGCTGACCTGAATAACTGGGGGAACCTGGCTCTGGCCTTCTTTACCCTCTTCAGCTTGGCCACGGTACCGTGTTTGGGAGCCGCGGTAGGGGCAGGGGACTTGAGAAGGGACTGGCAGCTGGTGTGGGCGTGTGGACATGCTGGGCCTCACTTGGGGGCCTTTCCCATGTTCAGACACTTAGCTGGTCTGGGGAAGCTGGGGGCTGGCCTCCTAGGACTAAGGATAGGCCAGTGCCCTGGCCACAAGATTATCTCTAATCTTGTGACTCCCTAGAGCATCCTTATTTGTCCCACAGGGGTGTAAAACTTTCAAAAAGTTTTCAAAAGACAATTCATTCAGATTAAGTTGAATTTAGAAGGGAAACCCATGTCACAGAGCCTTTTTGGGAACAGGCTGTCACAAAGCCACCCAGAAGAAGCCTGCAAAGCCCAAGTCTCAGAGTCTAGATTCTGTTGGACTCTGGAAGGATCGGGGTCTCTCCAAAGGAGGGCAGAGAGGCATTGTCTTTTGGGGAGGGATGGAAGGCCTTTTGGAGGAGAGCCCTTAGGGCGCCTTGATCAGCAGCACCCCCACCCAGTGGTGCCGTGCAGCTCCAGGCCAGCACGTGTGCCCTGGAGTCAGAGCATTAGGGGCTGTCGCAGGGCTGATGTGGAAGGAAGCCGGCCTGCTCCTCGGTGGGGCTGGGGCTCCCCACGGTGGGTGAGAGGAGGCCTGCCGCTCTGGGCCTAGGCGCTCAGCGTACCCTGCCTTGCCTGAGCAGGTCGATGGCTGGACAGACCTGCAGCAGCAGCTGGACGCCCGGAATTTTACTCTGAGCCGTTCATTCACCATCATCTTCATCTTGCTTGCCTCCTTCGTCTTCCTCAGCATGTTCGTGGGTGTGATGATCTTTCACACGGAGGTGAGGTGGTGCTTGTAAGGATGGGGGAGTGGTAAGTGTGGCAGGCGGATGGGCCAAGTCTCAAGGGAGGACACTGAGCGATCTCCCTCCTGAAGTGGAGGGGGGGTGACCAGGCTCTACCGCAGCCTGACTCTTTTCCCTGAGCCCTGCATTTTCCCTCCCTCAGGATGGTGGCCTGCAGGGTAGGTGCTTAGGAAGTCACTGCAGCTACAGTTGGCAGCTTGAGCTGGGGGCTGGCCTGTGAGGGGATCCTCCTGCTGAGGGGCCGGAGCATCAGTGGAAGACTGGGGAAGAAGGAAGACGGGAGTGGTGCGCACTGAGAGCCCATATCTTACCTCCATCCTCCCACCCTCTAGGACTCTGTCAAAAAGTTTGAGCGGGAGCTGATGCTAGAGAGACACATGACACTCATGGAAGAAAAGCATGTGATTTTGAAGTGGCAGCAGGAGGAGGTCAGCAAGCTGATGCAGACGCAGGTAGGTGGTCTCCATGGGCCGGCGGACAAGCAGAGGGACAGTCAGGGCTGAAGGAACGGCCAGGAAGATGGGCCTGGGGGCCTGCGTGGAGGGCGGGTGGCCTTAGGCATCTGTGGCACTTGGTAAGTCAGCTACTCACCCCCCCTGTACTTTTCAGAGTCTGACgttattctctgtatttttatgtttctctggACCTCTTCAAGTGTTGAGTGTTGTGATTATCATATTTCCCTCCTTCATGGGCAAAACTCCATTGCTGGGCCCTTTGCCTGGAGCACTCTTGTTCCTGAGGACTCGCTGGGTGCCAAGCAGGCTTCGTCCCCGTCCGCTGAGTGGGCGAGGCCACGGAGGCCCTGACAGGTGTTACTAACCTCAGTTTTTCTAAACTGGAACAAGAGTGAGCACAGTGGGCTGGAGATTTTCTCTCAAGCATGATACAACTGTGAGGGGCTGGAGGAGCGTCCTCTCTTTTCGGCCGAAGTGCTCTGAGCTGCTGGGGTGCTCGGCCGGGTCGTGAACAGCATGCTGCCCCTTTCTCCGCCAAGTGGCTGGTGCCTTCCTCCTCAGCCTCCTCTCTGAGGTGGAGATGCCCGCCTGTCTCGGTGTGCCCAAGGTTTGTCCAGAACAGGGTGAAATGCTGAGCCACGCTCAGGCTCTCACCGATTCCTTCCCGTGTCACCTGTCCTCACGTCAGGGATGGTGGCTCACCAGGTGACCTCAGTCAGGGGGGTCCAGGCCCAGAAGGGGTTGGGGTGAACTGTGATTAGACTCAGGACTcatcctggggccagggtcaGGCCTCTGCCTGGCCCCCAGGTCTCTGTGCAGCCCGGTCACTACCTCCTCATCCTTGCTCTCTTTATGCTTCCCTCTCTAGAAGAATGTTGACCACAAAAGTTTCACTGAGCTGGTGGAGAAGTTTAAGAAGACCCTGCGGCACACTGACCCCATGGTCTTGGATGATTTTGGCACTAGCCTACCCTTCATTGATGTCTACTTGTCCACTCTGGACAACCAGGATGCTACCATCTACAAGTCAGTCCCAGCTCCGCTGACCTGGCCCCAGGCCCAGGGGGGCAATGGCTGATGTGCAGGGCGGGTCGGGCGAGGCCCTTCCTGGCGGTGTgcaggggctgggctgctgtgcgGACGGGCCTGTGGCTGGGGGAGACTCCACCCACTGgcctccccagcccaccctgaCCTGTTTTTAAATATTGGCTCCTCTGACTCTCCAAGACCCTCCTCACCAAGCACTTTTCAGAGGGCCGAGAGAACGCTGCTGGCTGGCAAGTCAGAAGCTGAAGCCCCTGGCTTGGTGCTGTGTGACTCTGGCAAAGTCTTTGTCCCTTTCCTACCCGGCACAGGAGGGGCTGACTATGGAAGCAATGTGTGTGAAGCTCTGAGCTTGGCCTGGCCCAGGGCTATGCTCAGTGTGAGTTAGCTGGGGTCCTTCTGGCCATTACTTGCAGGAAGGGGAGGTGCACGATTAGCCTGGTTTCTCAACAAAAGCTGCCTTGAGGGCTTCGCAGACAGGAGGAACTAAAAGGAGGGGATCTAGGGATGACCAGTGTTGGCCCAGGCGTGGACCAGGCAGCGTCTGGGCACCTCCACGGGCTCACCTCGCTCCGAGCCCAGGAGTCTGTTGCCTCCCACCTGACACATGCGGTGAAACGACTTTACTCCTGGGGCCACAGGTAGAGGGGCACAGCCgggctcccagcccagccctatGTGGCTCTGAAGTCCTCGCTCTTCCGTGACCCCACACCTACCAGGAGTGGTGAACGTGCGGGTGCGAGAGTGccgtgggcagggccagggcggCATGGAGCCCACTCGTGAGCTCaggcctcctctcctcctccatttCCAGGCTTCAGGAGCTGTACTACGAGATCGTGCACGTGCTGAGCCTGATGCTTGAAGACTTGCCCCAGAGGAAGCAGTCCCAGTCCTTGGAGAAGGTCGAGGAGAAGTAGTGGGTGTGGGCACCCAGGCACCGAGGGCCTCCCAGGCTGTGACACCCTGTCCCGCCAACTAAACACAGGTTTTCTGAGTTGGCCTCTTCACGGTTGCTGTGATCATGGCATTTCTCCACCTTTGGGAATTGGGCCTGAGTAGATGCCCatgaagtctgattcctccctcACATGACACAGCCAGACCTTGGGAgtagggagtggggagagggaggctcAAGGCCCCCCCTGACCAGAAGACACACCTAGGGTCCACACTGGCTCTCTCCTCCTTTGACCCCAGCATCAAGGACCCACCGGGTTCCTGGGAAAGCCACCTGAGGACCCCGGACCGAGAAGGGCTTCCAGCCGCCCCATAAGAGTGCGTGGCTCCTTTGAGCTGGTGTGGCCCTACTGGTCCTGGAAGCTCTGCTGCCCtcatctttgtgtgtgtgcccACACCTGGCAGAGCTACAGCTCTCTCTGTGCACCCAGAGCCCTGGAGGCCCCTCTTTGGGGTTCTACTCTGCTTCTCCCAGGCTCACAGTGATGGTGGTGCCCCAGGGGTGCAGCCGTGACTGGAAGGATACTGTTGTGTGGCGTGCAGTTCAGGGGGGCACCTCATGCAGGGGCCAGAGGAGTGGCAGTATCGGGAGCTTTGGGCTGCTCCCTCCCCTTTAGTTAGAACTCTTTACTCGAAAGGTGGCATTTTTCTGTGTCGTCCCTGGCC containing:
- the CATSPER3 gene encoding cation channel sperm-associated protein 3 isoform X2: MSQHFYHQNHTRVRPSSLFEDVSPLFYETLWKSQRKDTQCQAFVKRVIMSRLFKIIMISTVSTNAFFMVLWTDYKTRYNLFRLFEVSELIFVSIYSSEFCMKLYVDPINYWKDGYNLLDVIIIIIIFIPYSLRKIKGKHYPYLNIADGVQSLRILKLIPYSRGIRTLISAMGQTACTVASVLVLLFVLMYVFAVLGFCLFGVPESADLNNWGNLALAFFTLFSLATVDGWTDLQQQLDARNFTLSRSFTIIFILLASFVFLSMFVGVMIFHTEDSVKKFERELMLERHMTLMEEKHVILKWQQEEVSKLMQTQKNVDHKSFTELVEKFKKTLRHTDPMVLDDFGTSLPFIDVYLSTLDNQDATIYKLQELYYEIVHVLSLMLEDLPQRKQSQSLEKVEEK
- the CATSPER3 gene encoding cation channel sperm-associated protein 3 isoform X1, translated to MPFLWSCGLIIKQDTTCSDFLSSEFCMKLYVDPINYWKDGYNLLDVIIIIIIFIPYSLRKIKGKHYPYLNIADGVQSLRILKLIPYSRGIRTLISAMGQTACTVASVLVLLFVLMYVFAVLGFCLFGVPESADLNNWGNLALAFFTLFSLATVDGWTDLQQQLDARNFTLSRSFTIIFILLASFVFLSMFVGVMIFHTEDSVKKFERELMLERHMTLMEEKHVILKWQQEEVSKLMQTQKNVDHKSFTELVEKFKKTLRHTDPMVLDDFGTSLPFIDVYLSTLDNQDATIYKLQELYYEIVHVLSLMLEDLPQRKQSQSLEKVEEK